In Bacillus toyonensis BCT-7112, a single window of DNA contains:
- a CDS encoding VanZ family protein, protein MHTEVLMSYLYTYFFTVIFCIVFQIGFYFKTKRTISIWHFLWVYVFLFYLSLVYGVTQIATVWDISRNETWIRVSQINLTLFDTAGSTAYLLNIVLFMPLGFLLPTIWPQFRKMKNTIYAGFFFSLAIELSQLLNSRITDIDDVFTNTLGAIIGYVLYRVLFKLIDKREGKKLDTNTSLVIQYEAVFYLVFSLVGVMLIYYPGDL, encoded by the coding sequence ATGCATACAGAAGTTTTGATGAGTTATTTGTATACTTATTTCTTTACTGTTATTTTTTGTATTGTATTTCAAATTGGATTTTATTTTAAAACGAAAAGAACTATATCTATTTGGCATTTTCTATGGGTGTATGTTTTTCTGTTTTACCTTTCGCTAGTGTATGGGGTGACGCAGATCGCGACAGTATGGGATATAAGTAGAAATGAAACGTGGATTCGTGTAAGTCAAATTAACTTGACTTTATTTGATACTGCAGGTAGTACTGCATACCTTTTGAACATTGTACTGTTTATGCCGTTAGGTTTTTTATTACCGACTATTTGGCCGCAGTTTAGAAAAATGAAAAATACTATATATGCGGGATTCTTTTTTTCACTTGCAATTGAGTTAAGTCAATTACTAAATAGTAGAATTACAGATATTGATGATGTATTTACGAATACTCTCGGGGCGATTATTGGGTATGTATTATATAGAGTTTTATTTAAACTGATAGATAAAAGAGAGGGGAAAAAGCTTGATACTAACACTTCTCTAGTTATACAATACGAAGCTGTTTTTTATTTGGTTTTCTCACTTGTAGGTGTGATGTTAATTTATTATCCTGGAGACCTGTAA
- the dhaQ gene encoding DhaKLM operon coactivator DhaQ: MKKIMNDVQHIVQDMLHGFYFEHNDKVNYDETNNIIYVKDIDKLKQDVAIISGGGSGHEPADIGYVGKGMLTAAVNGSIFTPPTVEQIVAATHLIPKDKSILFIIKNFKDDVENFLAAKQIAKEEGRQIDHIIVNDDVSIEDDASFNKRRRGVAGTVFVQKILGAAAESGHSLEELTTIGQAVIKNLHTLGVALSPANDPVKGKASFTLNEDEVFYGVGIHGEKGYRKEALSSSEILAIELMNKLKSIYRWRKGDNFAILVNGLGTTPLMEQYIFANDIRRLCELEKLQVKFVKVGTLLTSLDMKGVSLSLLKIEDLDWVKWLNADVGVGNW; this comes from the coding sequence ATGAAAAAGATTATGAATGATGTACAACATATCGTTCAAGATATGCTGCATGGCTTTTATTTTGAACATAACGACAAAGTAAATTACGACGAAACAAACAACATCATTTATGTAAAAGATATCGACAAACTGAAGCAAGACGTCGCTATTATAAGCGGTGGTGGTAGCGGACATGAACCTGCTGATATTGGTTATGTAGGAAAAGGAATGCTTACAGCGGCAGTAAATGGCAGTATTTTCACTCCGCCTACAGTAGAACAAATTGTCGCAGCTACTCACCTTATACCAAAGGATAAAAGTATTTTATTCATCATTAAAAACTTTAAAGATGATGTTGAGAATTTTCTAGCGGCGAAGCAAATTGCCAAAGAAGAAGGAAGACAAATTGACCACATCATCGTAAATGACGACGTTTCAATTGAAGATGATGCTTCTTTTAATAAAAGAAGACGCGGCGTCGCTGGCACTGTTTTCGTTCAAAAAATACTTGGTGCGGCCGCTGAGAGTGGACATTCTTTAGAAGAACTAACAACAATCGGGCAAGCTGTCATCAAAAACTTACACACATTAGGAGTTGCCCTTTCCCCTGCCAACGATCCAGTAAAAGGAAAAGCTTCATTCACATTAAACGAAGATGAAGTGTTTTACGGCGTCGGCATCCATGGTGAAAAAGGTTACCGTAAAGAAGCACTATCCTCTTCTGAAATATTAGCAATCGAACTAATGAACAAACTAAAAAGCATTTACCGCTGGAGAAAAGGTGACAACTTCGCCATCCTCGTTAATGGACTCGGCACAACTCCGCTAATGGAACAATACATTTTCGCAAATGATATTCGCCGTTTATGTGAGCTGGAGAAATTACAAGTGAAGTTCGTAAAAGTCGGTACACTGCTAACTTCTTTAGATATGAAGGGTGTTTCGCTCAGTTTGCTTAAGATAGAGGATTTGGATTGGGTGAAGTGGCTGAATGCGGATGTTGGAGTGGGTAATTGGTAA
- the dhaS gene encoding dihydroxyacetone kinase transcriptional activator DhaS: MTSSIISKKIIANSLKYLMETESFHKISVSDIMLHCQMRRQTFYYHFKDKFELLSWIYREETKENIIDFLDYETWENIFDLLFDYFYENQKFYRNAFKVIEQNSFNHYLFEHTKNLYMKIIDELSVSCGFSLSDETKNTIASFYSHGFVGTIKDWIESKCEVDPSIMSSLMKNMINNQLLLLLEQSAK; this comes from the coding sequence ATGACCTCTTCTATAATTTCTAAAAAGATAATCGCGAACTCATTGAAATATTTAATGGAAACAGAGTCGTTTCATAAAATATCAGTAAGCGATATTATGTTACACTGTCAAATGCGTAGGCAAACTTTTTATTATCATTTTAAAGATAAATTTGAACTATTAAGCTGGATTTATAGAGAAGAAACGAAAGAAAACATTATCGACTTTCTCGACTATGAAACGTGGGAAAACATTTTCGATTTATTATTTGATTACTTTTATGAAAATCAAAAATTTTACCGAAATGCTTTTAAAGTCATTGAACAAAACTCGTTTAATCACTATTTATTTGAGCATACGAAAAACTTATATATGAAGATTATTGATGAACTATCCGTGAGCTGTGGATTCAGCCTTTCTGACGAGACAAAAAATACGATTGCCTCCTTTTATAGTCACGGCTTCGTTGGAACGATAAAAGATTGGATTGAAAGCAAATGCGAAGTAGATCCTTCCATTATGTCTTCTCTCATGAAAAATATGATCAACAATCAATTACTACTATTACTGGAGCAATCAGCAAAGTAA
- the dhaK gene encoding dihydroxyacetone kinase subunit DhaK: protein MKKIINKPETLVMEMCNGMVMAHPELELLKKYKVIKKKEMNENKVTLISGGGSGHEPAHAGLVGKGMLDAAVCGDVFASPSQIQVYQAIKETASKKGTLLIIKNYSGDIMNFKNGAHLAKEDGIEVDYVKVDDDIAVEDSLYTVGRRGVAGVILVHKIAGAAAEAGMDLGAVKAVAEKAAANVRTIGLALTSCTVPASGSPTFTLAEDEMEYGVGIHGEPGIKREKTMSADELANRMTNDLIKDLGVKDGEEIALLVNGFGGTPLQELYLFNNAVTRELAARNIKINRVFVGNYMTSIDMAGMSLTVMKLDDELKTLLSKECNTPAFKVDGLVESVEYVNVLEEAEEKEVSFEIETAEEHAVIKDNIITLNNMIYLVDKMSDIIIKNEVPFCELDTHAGDGDFGMSVAKGFKQLKREWHSIVEQENVTIGSFLDGCSMIIMEHCGGASGPIWGGAFRAASKAAGEKRELTVKEFAEMLQAALQGIQSIGERSFGRGAVVGDKTLVDALAPCVDSWLASASNEVDMKTAFEKGAEAAVKGAEYTKEIVARMGRAGTVGERSLGYPDAGAHALGVIFTEIAGSLK from the coding sequence ATGAAAAAGATTATAAACAAACCAGAAACATTAGTTATGGAAATGTGTAACGGGATGGTTATGGCTCACCCAGAGCTTGAGCTTTTGAAAAAATATAAAGTAATTAAGAAGAAAGAAATGAACGAAAACAAAGTAACGTTAATTAGTGGTGGCGGTAGTGGTCATGAGCCAGCACATGCAGGACTAGTCGGAAAAGGAATGTTAGATGCGGCAGTGTGCGGAGATGTGTTTGCTTCACCTTCGCAAATTCAGGTATATCAAGCAATTAAAGAGACAGCTAGTAAAAAAGGTACGTTATTAATTATTAAAAACTACAGCGGCGATATTATGAATTTCAAAAACGGTGCGCATTTAGCGAAGGAAGATGGAATTGAAGTCGATTACGTAAAAGTTGACGATGATATTGCGGTAGAAGATAGTCTATACACAGTAGGACGTCGCGGCGTTGCGGGCGTTATTCTCGTTCATAAAATTGCCGGCGCAGCAGCGGAAGCAGGTATGGATTTAGGCGCGGTGAAAGCTGTAGCGGAAAAAGCAGCGGCTAACGTGCGTACAATCGGTTTAGCGTTAACTTCTTGTACAGTTCCAGCGAGCGGATCACCTACTTTCACACTTGCGGAAGATGAAATGGAATACGGCGTTGGTATTCACGGCGAACCAGGAATTAAGCGTGAAAAAACGATGTCAGCTGATGAGTTAGCTAACCGTATGACAAATGATTTAATAAAAGATTTAGGAGTAAAAGATGGCGAGGAAATTGCGCTTCTAGTAAATGGTTTTGGTGGTACACCACTGCAAGAACTATACTTATTTAATAACGCAGTTACGAGAGAATTAGCTGCTAGAAACATTAAAATTAATAGAGTATTCGTCGGTAACTATATGACGAGTATTGATATGGCTGGTATGTCTTTAACAGTGATGAAGTTAGATGATGAGCTAAAAACATTACTATCGAAAGAATGTAATACACCAGCGTTCAAAGTAGATGGACTAGTTGAAAGTGTAGAGTACGTGAATGTACTTGAAGAGGCAGAAGAGAAAGAAGTTTCATTTGAAATAGAAACAGCGGAAGAGCACGCTGTGATTAAAGATAATATCATTACATTAAACAACATGATTTATCTCGTTGATAAAATGAGCGACATTATTATTAAAAATGAAGTACCGTTCTGTGAGTTAGATACACATGCAGGTGACGGCGACTTCGGAATGAGTGTTGCGAAAGGATTTAAGCAATTAAAACGTGAGTGGCATTCTATTGTAGAACAAGAAAATGTAACGATCGGATCATTCCTTGACGGTTGTTCCATGATTATTATGGAACATTGCGGCGGCGCATCTGGTCCAATTTGGGGCGGTGCATTCCGCGCAGCTAGTAAAGCAGCAGGCGAGAAGCGTGAGTTAACAGTGAAAGAATTTGCTGAAATGTTGCAAGCAGCACTGCAAGGCATACAATCTATCGGTGAAAGATCGTTCGGTAGAGGTGCAGTAGTTGGTGATAAAACACTTGTTGATGCACTTGCTCCATGTGTGGATTCTTGGTTAGCTAGCGCTTCAAACGAAGTAGACATGAAAACTGCCTTTGAAAAAGGTGCAGAAGCAGCCGTTAAAGGAGCAGAGTACACGAAAGAAATCGTAGCTCGCATGGGCCGCGCCGGTACAGTTGGTGAAAGAAGTTTAGGCTATCCAGATGCAGGTGCACATGCGCTTGGAGTTATCTTTACGGAGATTGCGGGTAGTTTGAAATAG
- a CDS encoding FMN-dependent NADH-azoreductase: MNKTLIINAHPKVDDTSSVSIKVLNHFLVSYKELIPNNEPIEQINLYDDIVPMIDKTVLSAWEKQGNGQKLTDEEQKVTERMSEILQQFKSANTYVIVLPLHNFNIPSKLKDYMDNIMIARETFKYTETGSVGLLKDGRRMLVIQASGGIYTNDDWYTEVEYSHKYLKAMFNFFGIEDYQIVRAQGTAVLDPNEVLQNAYKEVEEAASRLANK; this comes from the coding sequence ATGAACAAAACACTTATCATAAACGCACATCCAAAAGTGGATGATACATCATCAGTCAGCATTAAAGTTCTTAACCACTTTTTAGTATCTTATAAAGAATTAATTCCTAATAATGAACCGATTGAACAAATTAATTTATACGATGATATAGTACCAATGATAGATAAAACTGTTTTAAGTGCATGGGAAAAGCAAGGAAATGGACAAAAGTTAACTGATGAAGAACAAAAAGTAACAGAGCGTATGTCCGAAATTTTACAACAATTTAAAAGTGCAAATACGTATGTTATCGTATTACCTTTGCACAATTTTAATATTCCATCAAAGTTAAAAGATTACATGGACAATATCATGATTGCACGTGAAACATTTAAATATACTGAAACTGGATCAGTGGGACTACTTAAAGATGGAAGAAGAATGCTTGTTATACAAGCAAGTGGAGGAATCTATACAAATGATGATTGGTATACAGAAGTGGAATACTCTCATAAATATTTAAAAGCAATGTTTAATTTCTTTGGTATTGAAGATTATCAAATCGTTCGTGCACAAGGAACAGCAGTACTAGATCCAAATGAAGTATTACAAAATGCGTATAAAGAAGTTGAAGAAGCAGCTTCTAGATTGGCTAACAAATAA
- a CDS encoding RrF2 family transcriptional regulator, whose protein sequence is MQYSVGVEYALHCLVYLINTPSKESVGIKDLAEFQGLSETFLSKVFGKLSKAGIVNSVPGVKGGYRLAKSPEDVSFWDVIEAVEGPKPIFQCKNIVQNGLLYRDEAEACNSCEPSNSSCTINLVMLEAEEHMREFLRKKTLAWLDKELDIVLPEKIRVDTREYFKQKTLTKSP, encoded by the coding sequence ATGCAGTATAGTGTTGGGGTTGAATATGCCTTGCATTGCCTAGTTTATTTAATTAACACTCCTTCCAAGGAAAGTGTCGGAATAAAAGATTTGGCAGAGTTCCAAGGGCTTTCTGAAACATTTCTTTCAAAAGTTTTCGGTAAATTATCTAAAGCTGGCATTGTAAATTCTGTCCCAGGTGTAAAGGGCGGGTATAGGTTAGCTAAGTCTCCAGAAGATGTTTCTTTTTGGGATGTAATAGAAGCTGTCGAAGGTCCAAAACCTATTTTTCAATGTAAAAATATTGTACAGAATGGTCTACTATATCGAGACGAGGCCGAGGCTTGCAATTCTTGTGAACCTAGCAATTCTTCTTGTACAATTAACTTAGTAATGCTTGAAGCAGAAGAACACATGCGTGAGTTTCTTCGTAAAAAGACTCTTGCATGGTTAGATAAAGAACTTGATATTGTTTTACCTGAAAAGATAAGGGTAGATACTCGTGAATACTTCAAACAAAAAACTCTAACTAAATCGCCATGA
- a CDS encoding PepSY domain-containing protein — protein sequence MLKHKKKIMISVIATLVIGIAIVGGYFGMGYNYAKKNDNYTEKQVREIALAQTNGEIIHVKKEFELEDDNLTQSQFEYEVEIKTPDNLLNVLKVSARTGTIEIDHED from the coding sequence ATGTTAAAACATAAAAAGAAAATAATGATAAGTGTAATTGCTACTTTAGTAATTGGTATTGCTATTGTTGGTGGATATTTTGGTATGGGTTACAATTATGCAAAAAAGAATGACAACTACACAGAAAAACAAGTTCGTGAAATTGCTTTAGCACAAACAAATGGGGAAATTATTCATGTGAAAAAAGAATTTGAATTAGAAGATGACAACTTAACACAATCTCAATTCGAATATGAAGTGGAAATCAAGACACCTGATAATCTATTGAATGTTTTAAAAGTTAGCGCTAGAACAGGCACAATAGAAATCGATCACGAAGATTAA
- a CDS encoding response regulator transcription factor — MRVLIVEDEQDLQNILVKRLNAEYYSVDGCGNGADALDYISMATYDLIVLDIMIPRIDGLQVLQRLRADNNTTPVLLLTAKDTIDDRVKGLDLGADDYLVKPFAFDELLARIRVLMRRKTGNTSNVFEIADLVVDCNMHKVTRGEQVINLSSKEFAILEYMIRNKEVVLTRDKIEQHVWNYDYEGGSNIIDVYVRYLRKKIDSQFETKLIHTVRGTGYVLRVES, encoded by the coding sequence ATGCGAGTTCTTATTGTCGAAGATGAACAAGACTTACAAAATATATTAGTAAAACGATTAAATGCAGAATATTATAGTGTCGATGGATGTGGGAATGGAGCAGATGCCTTGGATTATATAAGCATGGCTACTTATGACTTGATTGTGCTTGATATTATGATTCCCCGAATAGATGGGTTACAAGTGTTACAAAGATTACGCGCAGACAATAATACAACTCCTGTCTTGCTTCTTACAGCTAAAGATACAATTGATGATCGCGTAAAAGGACTCGACTTAGGTGCGGATGATTATTTAGTAAAGCCATTTGCTTTTGATGAACTATTAGCAAGAATTCGAGTGTTGATGCGAAGAAAAACAGGGAATACCTCTAATGTGTTTGAAATTGCTGATCTAGTGGTGGATTGCAATATGCATAAAGTAACAAGGGGAGAGCAGGTTATTAATCTTTCCAGTAAAGAATTTGCTATTTTAGAATATATGATTCGTAATAAAGAAGTTGTGTTGACACGAGATAAAATTGAGCAACATGTGTGGAATTACGACTATGAAGGTGGCTCAAATATTATTGATGTTTACGTCCGATACCTTCGTAAAAAAATTGATAGCCAGTTTGAAACGAAGTTAATTCATACAGTACGAGGCACTGGTTACGTATTGCGAGTAGAGTCATGA
- a CDS encoding sensor histidine kinase — protein MKKLSIKMRVTLWYTGLIVIIMALVLAFILASSDKVVLFNMKNQLKSTVKESMEDIKYKHGQLKIDDEFETLEDGVNLLIYSKQGELLAGNSPTSFNKKISLKSDEIQTIKNGNKEWIVYDFLHNVGGDEQVWVRGIMTMNQLSSTMNTLIVVTLISFPLLILIAAVGGYFITQRAFRPVKQMSDSASEIGDGKDLSKRINLQGSSKDEIYHLAQTFDNMFERLEKSFESEKQFTSDASHELRTPTSVIISQCEYALSQRNNPKEMEESLEVILRQSRKMSSLISQLLLLARVDQGKHDTFQFECINMSELTEIVVEELSLMVQEASIDITTNIEEDLFIKADQTLMMRLLMNLLTNAIAYGKENGSVNIQLCRDGTNIIGKVSDNGIGISEQHITKIWERFYRVDAARTSSNMGNTGLGLSMVKWIVELHGGEITVESKLGEGSTFTFKLPIEKRA, from the coding sequence ATGAAAAAACTATCAATAAAAATGAGAGTAACCCTTTGGTATACGGGGTTAATTGTAATTATTATGGCACTCGTGTTAGCTTTTATTTTAGCTTCTTCAGATAAAGTTGTGCTTTTTAATATGAAAAATCAATTAAAGAGCACAGTAAAAGAAAGCATGGAAGATATCAAATATAAGCATGGGCAGTTAAAGATTGACGATGAGTTTGAAACTTTAGAAGATGGAGTAAATCTCCTCATTTATAGTAAGCAAGGTGAGCTACTGGCAGGAAATAGTCCAACAAGCTTTAATAAAAAGATATCGCTTAAATCCGATGAAATACAAACCATTAAAAATGGTAATAAAGAATGGATCGTATATGATTTTCTCCATAACGTAGGCGGCGATGAGCAAGTCTGGGTTCGTGGAATAATGACGATGAACCAATTATCATCAACGATGAATACGCTTATCGTGGTAACACTCATCTCTTTCCCATTACTTATTCTCATTGCGGCAGTGGGAGGATATTTTATTACGCAAAGAGCGTTTCGACCTGTGAAACAAATGAGTGATTCAGCTAGTGAAATTGGTGATGGTAAAGACCTTTCGAAGAGGATTAATTTACAAGGTTCATCGAAAGACGAAATTTATCATTTAGCACAAACCTTTGACAACATGTTTGAGCGATTGGAGAAATCATTTGAAAGTGAAAAACAATTTACATCTGATGCATCTCATGAATTAAGAACGCCAACATCTGTGATTATTTCGCAATGCGAATACGCCTTATCGCAGAGGAATAATCCGAAAGAAATGGAAGAATCTTTAGAAGTAATTTTAAGGCAATCACGTAAAATGTCCTCGTTAATCTCGCAACTTTTATTATTAGCACGAGTTGATCAAGGAAAGCATGATACTTTTCAATTTGAATGTATCAATATGAGTGAATTAACGGAAATCGTTGTAGAAGAGCTTTCATTAATGGTTCAAGAAGCCTCGATTGATATAACAACAAATATAGAGGAAGACCTGTTTATTAAAGCAGATCAAACATTGATGATGCGTTTATTAATGAATTTATTAACGAATGCGATTGCTTATGGTAAAGAGAATGGTAGTGTGAATATACAACTATGCCGTGATGGAACGAACATAATAGGTAAAGTCTCCGATAATGGCATAGGCATCAGCGAGCAACATATTACGAAAATATGGGAACGCTTCTATCGAGTTGATGCAGCACGAACATCTTCAAACATGGGAAACACGGGTTTAGGATTGTCGATGGTAAAATGGATTGTCGAACTACATGGAGGAGAAATTACCGTTGAAAGTAAATTAGGGGAAGGCAGTACTTTTACATTTAAACTACCAATTGAAAAACGAGCATAA
- a CDS encoding RapH N-terminal domain-containing protein encodes MVSHLKPKDIITQLLNNWYQEIRAQHLKEAKHLKTEIDTHIKSINEDPNLLFHYSLLTFRFKVLLDHLSITPTSFQAIDSLDIPKNESLSYYYHFFKGIHATLISNNNEAWEYYEKAETLLQHIHDDLEIAEFSYRFANFYLHTYQPLLGIQHVTKAKEIFSKHNGYENNVAACENLYGLACINIKQFPVAEEKFNSAIDILRKNNEDSLILRVRNNLGFLYSSQNLSALAIRHLSEVTTKTPEHFRAIFLKAREHLKIGELEQSAELIKRGLAICEKLDNKEYLYHFKLLDCINKGVSAAILEELSLEAISFFDTQQLYTYTQEYTEKLAIKFYEESDTVKASKYFYISHQAKEKTFEKGALK; translated from the coding sequence ATGGTAAGTCATCTAAAACCAAAAGATATAATCACACAACTTTTAAATAATTGGTATCAAGAGATACGTGCCCAGCACCTAAAAGAAGCAAAACATTTAAAAACAGAGATTGATACACACATAAAAAGTATTAATGAAGATCCAAATTTACTATTCCATTACTCACTTCTTACTTTTCGCTTTAAAGTTTTGCTCGATCATTTAAGCATCACACCCACAAGCTTCCAGGCAATTGATTCACTGGATATACCAAAAAATGAATCGTTGTCTTATTATTATCACTTTTTCAAAGGGATTCATGCCACACTAATTTCCAACAACAATGAAGCCTGGGAATACTACGAAAAAGCCGAAACACTATTACAACATATTCATGACGATCTTGAAATAGCCGAGTTTAGCTATCGTTTTGCTAACTTCTATCTTCATACCTATCAACCTCTATTAGGAATTCAACATGTGACTAAAGCTAAAGAAATCTTCTCTAAACATAATGGCTATGAAAATAATGTTGCCGCTTGTGAGAACTTATACGGTTTAGCATGTATTAATATAAAACAATTCCCTGTAGCAGAAGAAAAATTTAATTCTGCAATAGATATTTTACGTAAAAATAATGAGGATTCCCTAATATTAAGAGTCCGCAATAATTTAGGTTTTTTATATAGTAGCCAAAACTTATCCGCTTTAGCAATTCGACACTTATCAGAAGTAACAACTAAAACTCCAGAGCATTTTAGGGCCATTTTTCTTAAAGCTAGAGAACATTTAAAGATTGGGGAACTTGAACAGTCGGCCGAGTTAATCAAACGAGGATTAGCAATTTGTGAGAAGCTAGACAATAAAGAATACCTATATCATTTCAAACTTTTAGATTGTATAAATAAAGGTGTTTCGGCTGCTATTCTCGAAGAATTATCTTTGGAAGCTATCTCATTTTTCGACACACAACAACTCTATACTTACACACAAGAATACACTGAAAAATTAGCAATCAAGTTTTACGAAGAAAGCGACACTGTAAAAGCTAGTAAATACTTTTATATTAGTCATCAAGCTAAAGAAAAAACTTTTGAAAAAGGAGCGTTAAAATAA